The Candidatus Liberibacter solanacearum CLso-ZC1 genomic interval AATATGCCAATTGCCCAATTTGTATTAGGATATTTTTTATTTTTTATTTTTAGTCCTTTTATCTGAAAATAATGTGCGTATTGTGAAAAATGAGTTTTTATTCTCCAAGATAATATTGTCATATCACGTGCTGTCGTATAGTGGCCATTTTGAACTACTCCATGGGAATTCATGAACTTAGTTCTCAGCAACCCTAATGTCTGGGCGCTATCATTCATATGCTTAACGAATTCTTCCTCTGTGTTGCAGAGAGATTCAGCAATGGCAACGGCAATATCATTAGCTGATTTCACAATAAGAAGTTTTAAGGCATTGTCTAAAGTTAAAATGCTACCTTTTTTAAATGTACTATTTGAAGGAGGCTGTTCGGATGCATTTTTACTAATAGTTATGGGTGTTTCAAGTGTAATTTTTTTTTGTTCAAGAAAAGAGAAGACAACATAAGCTGTCATTAATTTTGTGAGAGATGCGGGATTCCATAGCTTGTCAGGATTGTTTTCTGCAATCACATGGCCAGTATTGCTGTCTAGTAATGTATAATAGGGGAGGTTGTTTTCTTCTGCGATAGCTTGAAAA includes:
- a CDS encoding D-alanyl-D-alanine carboxypeptidase family protein, whose translation is MFRGDSIIEYFLIRITALILIGIYPFQAIAEENNLPYYTLLDSNTGHVIAENNPDKLWNPASLTKLMTAYVVFSFLEQKKITLETPITISKNASEQPPSNSTFKKGSILTLDNALKLLIVKSANDIAVAIAESLCNTEEEFVKHMNDSAQTLGLLRTKFMNSHGVVQNGHYTTARDMTILSWRIKTHFSQYAHYFQIKGLKIKNKKYPNTNWAIGIFLGADGMKTGFTCASGFNIVASASQGNRSLITVVLGALDRDSRNQISEKLLSAGFDKKNIGIKSII